From Verrucomicrobiia bacterium, the proteins below share one genomic window:
- a CDS encoding transposase, with the protein MTTIEPKTSFQPSSLPFASPSRMEIVQPDSLVQAVDAAVSEIEDEALTPNGADSPSVAFQPRLMTGLLTYCYARQIYSSSQIVFLLRRDRLFRLMCDDILPDAEWISRFRRDNRRAILQCLVVVLLFQAKQKVVAGLVTHVNNVKIAAEAKRRIIMSAFTDSMELDECGFGAEA; encoded by the coding sequence ATGACCACCATAGAACCAAAGACTAGTTTCCAACCCAGTTCCCTGCCCTTCGCCTCGCCTTCGCGCATGGAAATTGTCCAACCGGATTCGCTCGTGCAAGCCGTGGACGCCGCCGTATCGGAAATCGAAGATGAGGCGCTCACGCCAAACGGCGCAGACTCTCCCAGCGTCGCTTTTCAACCACGCCTGATGACGGGTTTGCTGACTTACTGTTATGCCCGGCAGATCTACAGTTCGTCGCAAATCGTTTTCCTTCTGCGCCGCGACCGCTTGTTTCGCCTGATGTGCGATGACATTCTTCCCGATGCGGAATGGATAAGCCGTTTTCGCCGCGACAACCGTCGCGCTATTTTGCAATGCCTGGTCGTCGTCCTGCTGTTCCAGGCAAAACAAAAAGTCGTGGCCGGCCTGGTCACGCACGTCAACAATGTGAAAATCGCCGCCGAAGCGAAACGCCGCATCATCATGTCCGCCTTCACGGACAGCATGGAACTTGATGAATGTGGCTT
- a CDS encoding FecR domain-containing protein, translating to MQPDLKADHRNMTTARKFAGSVWPCLALATCFSGAAAISARAADTETGAQEIRIIELQGQVEVLPVGASTWTLTQTNQVLHPSDRLRSGSNSRVTLRWSDESIVPFGALTEIEILPADASGNLAGLHVVRGIVSFFHRDKPGRIKVITHGAVAGIEGTEFVMEVSETNGAEHTVVSVVDGKVKLSNADGELTLTNLQQGIADTGHAPARTAGFIANNILQWCFYYPAVLDLNDLEFAAEDERVLHESLSAYRAGDLLAALANYPAAQSPASDAAKIYHAAVLLAVGQVSETEAVLASIQKPDSAAKSSHLAEALRTLIAAVKRQSLSNRPAPELATELLAESYYEQSRANGESSLTSALKLAKQAAARSPQFGYAWERVAELEFGFGRTAQSLAALNQSLALAPRNAQGLALKGFVEAARNNTREAASWFDRALAVDAALGNAWLGRGLCRIKQGDLSRGRTDLLTAAALEPQRALLRSYLGKAYADSGDDARAARELQLSLKLDPSDPTGWLYLALLKQQENKINEAVGDLQQSQERNDDRSVFRSHMLLDQDRAVGSANLATMYRDLGMTDVSVREASKAVTSDYANDSAHLFLSDAYNDLRDPTQFNLRYETVWFNELLLANILAPLGGGRLSQGVSQQEYSRLFEADGIHFADTTEYRTDGMYHQLASLYGTEGKTAYSLDLDYHHNSGFRINNALNDIEFNTTIKQQVTDADTALLLVQYQDYHSGDNFQYYNQSSARPFFNFNEQQQPIVVGAWHREWAPGIHTLLLGGRLVDQQQFSDRGANQLLLAQDGTGNVTSTDVEPFNVDYHNQFEIYTGELNQIFEFERVNLSLGARFQAGTFDSQNTFGVSPGLVPFLFPTTDDTTSDDSHFRRTTGYGYLTVEPVDHLWLTGGATYDDISYPLNFRNPPFTGGEDHRSQLGPKAGIVWEPISEVAVRGIYARSLGGVSLDESYRLEPTQLAGFPQTFRSLIPESLYGSIAAPEFEVYGGALDLKFSSRTYAGFELEELNSKVRRDVGAYSLEQGFAPYVSDSTAEYLDYRELAFSANINQLLGDQFVVGGGYKLDRVRLGDTLPEIPIAALATASQEYGATLHETTGYILFNHPSGFFARVDATWYRQQNSANSAFIGAGPGDSFVQENIYAGWRFLDRRIEARFGLLDLSGGGYQLSPLNTYQELPRKRTFMARLNFVF from the coding sequence ATGCAACCTGATCTCAAAGCCGACCATCGCAATATGACTACCGCGCGGAAATTCGCTGGCAGCGTTTGGCCGTGTCTCGCGCTTGCGACTTGCTTCTCAGGAGCAGCAGCAATTTCCGCGCGCGCAGCCGATACCGAAACCGGCGCGCAAGAAATTCGCATCATCGAATTGCAGGGGCAAGTAGAAGTCCTGCCGGTGGGCGCTTCGACGTGGACTTTGACGCAAACTAACCAGGTTTTGCATCCGTCCGACCGGTTGCGCAGCGGCAGCAACAGCCGTGTGACGCTACGCTGGTCGGACGAAAGCATCGTGCCTTTTGGCGCGCTCACGGAGATAGAAATATTGCCGGCGGACGCGTCGGGAAACTTGGCCGGGCTGCATGTGGTTCGCGGGATCGTTTCGTTTTTTCATCGCGACAAACCGGGACGCATCAAAGTCATCACGCACGGCGCGGTGGCGGGAATCGAAGGCACCGAATTCGTCATGGAAGTTTCGGAAACCAATGGCGCTGAACACACCGTCGTTTCCGTAGTGGATGGCAAAGTCAAGCTGAGCAACGCGGACGGCGAATTGACGCTGACGAACCTGCAACAGGGAATCGCGGACACCGGCCACGCTCCGGCGCGCACGGCGGGATTCATCGCCAATAATATATTGCAGTGGTGTTTTTATTATCCGGCGGTGTTGGACTTGAATGACTTGGAATTTGCCGCGGAAGACGAACGAGTCTTGCATGAATCTCTTTCGGCTTATCGAGCGGGAGATTTATTGGCGGCGCTGGCGAATTATCCGGCTGCGCAATCGCCCGCTTCCGACGCGGCAAAGATTTATCACGCGGCAGTTCTGCTGGCCGTCGGACAGGTGAGCGAAACCGAGGCGGTGCTGGCATCCATTCAAAAGCCCGACTCGGCCGCAAAAAGTTCGCACCTCGCCGAGGCATTGCGAACTTTGATCGCCGCGGTGAAACGACAATCATTATCAAATCGTCCCGCCCCTGAACTCGCGACGGAACTGCTCGCGGAGTCGTACTACGAACAGTCCCGCGCGAACGGGGAATCGTCCCTGACGAGCGCATTGAAACTCGCGAAACAAGCGGCGGCGCGTTCTCCGCAATTCGGCTACGCGTGGGAGCGCGTCGCCGAACTCGAATTTGGTTTTGGCCGCACGGCGCAATCGCTTGCGGCATTGAACCAAAGTCTTGCGCTTGCGCCGCGCAATGCTCAAGGGCTGGCGTTGAAAGGATTTGTCGAAGCGGCGCGAAATAACACTCGCGAGGCCGCGAGCTGGTTTGATCGCGCGCTGGCCGTTGATGCCGCGCTCGGAAATGCGTGGCTCGGGCGCGGTCTGTGCCGGATCAAACAAGGTGATTTGTCGCGCGGACGCACGGACTTGCTCACCGCCGCCGCGCTCGAACCGCAACGCGCGCTGTTGCGCAGTTATCTCGGCAAGGCTTATGCCGACAGCGGCGACGATGCGCGGGCAGCGCGGGAATTGCAATTATCCCTGAAGCTTGATCCCAGTGATCCCACCGGCTGGCTTTACCTCGCGCTGCTCAAACAGCAGGAAAATAAAATCAACGAAGCTGTCGGTGATCTTCAGCAATCCCAAGAACGCAACGATGACCGCAGTGTTTTTCGTTCCCACATGTTGCTTGACCAGGATCGCGCCGTCGGCAGTGCGAACCTCGCCACGATGTATCGCGATCTGGGGATGACGGACGTGAGTGTTCGCGAAGCCTCCAAAGCCGTCACCAGCGATTACGCGAACGACTCTGCGCATTTGTTTCTGTCCGATGCTTATAATGATCTGCGCGATCCCACTCAATTCAACTTGCGCTACGAAACAGTTTGGTTCAACGAACTGTTGCTGGCGAATATTCTCGCTCCGCTCGGCGGCGGGCGTTTGTCTCAAGGCGTTTCACAACAGGAATATTCTCGGCTCTTTGAAGCCGACGGCATCCACTTTGCCGACACGACGGAGTATCGCACAGACGGGATGTATCACCAGCTTGCCTCGCTTTACGGCACGGAAGGCAAGACCGCTTACTCGCTGGATTTGGATTACCATCACAACAGCGGCTTTCGCATAAATAATGCGCTGAACGACATTGAGTTCAACACCACGATCAAACAACAAGTGACCGACGCCGACACCGCATTGTTGCTCGTGCAATACCAGGATTATCATTCGGGCGATAATTTTCAGTATTACAATCAATCCAGCGCGCGGCCTTTTTTTAATTTCAACGAACAACAACAACCCATCGTAGTCGGCGCGTGGCATCGCGAATGGGCTCCGGGAATTCACACGCTATTACTTGGCGGGCGGCTCGTTGATCAACAGCAATTCAGTGATCGCGGCGCGAATCAACTGCTGCTGGCGCAAGATGGGACGGGCAATGTCACAAGCACCGATGTCGAACCATTCAATGTTGATTATCACAATCAATTTGAGATCTATACTGGCGAGTTGAATCAAATATTTGAATTCGAACGCGTCAATCTTTCACTCGGCGCGCGCTTTCAAGCGGGGACATTTGATAGTCAAAATACCTTTGGTGTTTCACCCGGGCTGGTGCCGTTTCTGTTTCCAACCACGGACGATACGACGAGCGATGATTCCCATTTTCGCCGAACGACTGGTTATGGTTATCTGACCGTGGAGCCGGTGGATCATCTTTGGCTGACCGGTGGCGCAACTTACGATGATATTTCGTATCCGTTGAATTTTCGCAATCCGCCTTTCACTGGGGGCGAAGATCATCGCTCGCAACTCGGTCCAAAAGCGGGGATTGTCTGGGAGCCGATTTCCGAAGTTGCCGTCCGGGGAATTTATGCGCGTTCGCTGGGCGGAGTCAGCCTGGACGAAAGTTATCGGCTTGAGCCGACGCAACTCGCGGGTTTTCCGCAAACCTTTCGCTCGCTTATTCCCGAATCGTTGTATGGCTCGATTGCCGCGCCCGAATTTGAAGTGTATGGCGGCGCTTTGGATTTAAAATTTTCCAGCCGTACTTATGCCGGTTTTGAACTGGAGGAACTTAACAGCAAAGTTCGCCGCGATGTGGGTGCTTATTCCTTGGAACAAGGTTTTGCGCCCTACGTTTCGGATTCGACCGCCGAATATCTCGACTACCGCGAGTTGGCTTTTTCGGCAAACATCAATCAGTTGTTGGGCGACCAATTTGTTGTTGGAGGGGGTTACAAATTGGATCGCGTGCGGCTCGGCGACACACTTCCGGAAATTCCCATCGCTGCGCTCGCAACCGCGAGCCAGGAATACGGCGCGACGCTGCACGAAACCACTGGCTACATTTTATTTAATCATCCATCCGGATTTTTCGCGCGAGTGGATGCCACCTGGTATCGCCAGCAAAATTCGGCGAACTCCGCGTTCATCGGCGCGGGGCCGGGCGATAGTTTTGTGCAGGAGAATATTTACGCGGGCTGGCGCTTTCTCGATCGGCGCATCGAGGCCCGGTTCGGCTTGCTCGACCTGAGCGGGGGCGGTTACCAACTTAGCCCGCTCAATACGTATCAGGAGCTTCCCCGTAAACGGACTTTTATGGCGCGGCTCAATTTTGTCTTCTAA